One segment of Streptomyces sp. TG1A-8 DNA contains the following:
- a CDS encoding ADP-ribosylglycohydrolase family protein yields the protein MTADPTSADRLGRALASLRGLAVGDALGSQFFVPAHHPLLKRRELPAGPWPWTDDTEMACSVVAVLAAHHRVDQDALARSFAEHHDFGRGYGPAVGRLLCLVREGGDWRELAAALFRGQGSWGNGAAMRIAPLGAWYADDPEQATHQAEISAYPTHQHREGVVGAMAVAAAAALAASPDGPPGPEALLDGVIALVPRSAVGAGLRRARDMLDYGDAATVAAVLGCGRRASAHDTVPFALWSAARSLTDFETAFWTTAQAGGDVDTTCAITGGVLASGGTGAPPAEWAERTEALPDWVPGAP from the coding sequence ATGACCGCCGACCCGACTTCCGCCGACCGCCTGGGCCGTGCCCTGGCCAGCCTGCGCGGACTGGCCGTGGGCGACGCCCTGGGCTCGCAGTTCTTCGTCCCGGCCCACCACCCCCTGCTCAAGCGGCGCGAACTGCCCGCGGGCCCCTGGCCGTGGACGGACGACACGGAGATGGCCTGCTCCGTGGTGGCCGTCCTGGCCGCCCACCACCGCGTGGACCAGGACGCGCTGGCCCGTTCCTTCGCCGAGCACCACGACTTCGGCCGGGGCTACGGCCCGGCGGTGGGCCGGCTGCTGTGCCTCGTCCGGGAGGGCGGGGACTGGCGTGAACTGGCCGCCGCGCTCTTCCGGGGCCAGGGATCCTGGGGCAACGGCGCCGCCATGCGCATCGCACCGCTGGGCGCCTGGTACGCGGACGATCCGGAGCAGGCGACCCATCAGGCCGAGATCTCGGCCTACCCCACGCACCAGCACCGGGAGGGCGTGGTGGGGGCCATGGCCGTGGCCGCGGCCGCCGCCCTCGCCGCCTCACCGGACGGGCCGCCCGGGCCCGAGGCCCTCCTCGACGGTGTCATCGCTCTCGTACCCAGGAGCGCCGTCGGCGCGGGACTGCGCCGCGCCCGGGACATGCTCGACTACGGCGACGCGGCCACCGTCGCCGCGGTCCTGGGCTGTGGGCGCCGCGCGTCCGCCCATGACACCGTCCCCTTCGCGCTCTGGTCCGCGGCCCGGTCCCTCACCGACTTCGAGACGGCGTTCTGGACGACGGCGCAGGCGGGTGGCGATGTGGACACGACCTGCGCCATCACGGGCGGTGTCCTCGCATCCGGCGGGACGGGCGCCCCGCCCGCCGAATGGGCCGAACGGACCGAGGCGCTGCCCGACTGGGTACCCGGCGCGCCCTGA
- a CDS encoding TerD family protein, giving the protein MNDVSKGIRKVEIGLQWDPSPAGTPPADLDLVAAPYVSDDAYGAPAYLVHFDSRSPDGTIFLNRDSTDGRGFGWDEVMTLELERLADRYARVVVGAVIQQRSGHRTFAQVLNPAMRVREGYTVLAEDDFGSVPGATAAAIAEFVRDESGSWTFHPGVHGFDEDPATFTRVMGRAHRS; this is encoded by the coding sequence GTGAACGACGTCAGCAAGGGAATCCGCAAGGTCGAGATCGGGCTCCAGTGGGACCCCAGCCCGGCGGGGACGCCGCCGGCCGACCTCGATCTCGTCGCCGCGCCGTACGTGTCGGACGACGCGTACGGAGCTCCCGCCTACCTGGTGCACTTCGACAGCCGTTCCCCGGACGGCACGATCTTCCTGAACCGGGACAGCACGGACGGCCGGGGGTTCGGCTGGGACGAGGTCATGACGCTCGAACTGGAGCGTCTCGCCGACCGGTACGCGCGCGTGGTGGTCGGTGCCGTCATCCAGCAGCGCTCCGGGCACAGGACGTTCGCCCAGGTGCTGAATCCGGCCATGCGCGTTCGTGAGGGTTACACCGTCCTGGCCGAGGACGACTTCGGTTCGGTCCCCGGGGCGACGGCGGCCGCGATCGCCGAGTTCGTGCGGGACGAGTCGGGCAGCTGGACCTTCCATCCCGGTGTGCACGGCTTCGACGAGGACCCCGCGACCTTCACCCGGGTCATGGGCAGGGCGCACCGGTCCTGA
- a CDS encoding histidine phosphatase family protein: MARPRRIVLVRHGESTGNVDDSVYEREPDHALALTERGRRQAEETGRTLRELFGREQVSVYVSPYRRTHETLRAFHLDPGLIRVREEPRLREQDWGNWQDRDDVRVQKAYRDAYGHFFFRFPQGESGADVYDRVGGFLESLFRSFEAPDHPPNVLLVTHGLAMRLFCMRWFHWTVAEFESLSNPGNAEMRMLVLGEDGKYALDRPFDRWRDPVPYWVGG, from the coding sequence ATGGCACGACCACGGCGCATCGTCCTTGTCCGGCACGGCGAGTCAACGGGCAATGTCGACGACTCCGTGTACGAGCGGGAGCCCGACCACGCCCTCGCGCTGACCGAACGCGGCCGGCGGCAGGCCGAGGAGACCGGCAGGACGCTGCGGGAGCTGTTCGGCCGGGAACAGGTGAGCGTGTACGTCTCCCCGTACCGCCGCACGCACGAGACACTGCGCGCCTTCCACCTCGACCCCGGCCTGATACGGGTGCGGGAGGAGCCCAGGCTGCGGGAGCAGGACTGGGGCAACTGGCAGGACCGCGACGACGTGCGCGTGCAGAAGGCGTACCGGGACGCCTACGGTCACTTCTTCTTCCGGTTCCCGCAGGGCGAGTCCGGTGCCGACGTGTACGACCGGGTCGGCGGCTTCCTGGAGAGCCTGTTCCGCAGCTTCGAGGCCCCCGACCACCCGCCGAACGTGCTCCTGGTGACGCACGGACTCGCGATGCGGCTGTTCTGCATGCGCTGGTTCCACTGGACGGTGGCGGAGTTCGAGTCGCTCTCGAACCCCGGGAACGCCGAGATGCGGATGCTCGTCCTCGGGGAGGACGGCAAGTACGCGCTCGACCGGCCCTTCGACCGCTGGCGGGACCCGGTGCCGTACTGGGTCGGCGGATAG
- a CDS encoding ribonuclease HII — MPYQPPTHTVERSLRATTGAKVIAGVDEVGRGAWAGPVTVCAAITGLRRPPEGLTDSKLLTVKRRTELAVILQSWVTAYALGHASPEEIDALGMTAALRLAAVRALDALPVRPEAVILDGKHDYLGAPWKVRTVIKGDQSCVAVAAASVIAKVQRDKMMAELGDHHADFGFADNAGYPSPVHKAALEERGPTPYHRLSWAYLDALPQWRHLKKARSWADGGVPGIEGQLGFDF, encoded by the coding sequence ATGCCGTACCAACCGCCTACTCACACCGTCGAGCGCTCTCTGCGTGCCACGACCGGAGCGAAGGTCATAGCCGGTGTCGATGAGGTGGGGCGGGGTGCCTGGGCCGGTCCCGTCACCGTCTGCGCGGCGATCACCGGACTGCGCCGGCCGCCCGAGGGCCTGACCGACTCCAAACTGCTGACCGTCAAGCGACGCACGGAACTCGCCGTGATCCTGCAGTCGTGGGTGACGGCCTACGCCCTGGGCCATGCCTCCCCGGAGGAGATCGACGCCCTGGGGATGACGGCCGCGCTGCGGCTCGCCGCGGTCCGTGCCCTGGACGCCCTGCCGGTCCGCCCCGAAGCCGTCATCCTCGACGGGAAGCACGACTACCTCGGTGCCCCGTGGAAGGTGCGCACGGTGATCAAGGGCGACCAGTCGTGCGTGGCCGTCGCGGCGGCGTCGGTGATCGCCAAGGTTCAGCGCGACAAAATGATGGCCGAACTGGGCGACCACCATGCAGACTTCGGATTCGCGGACAACGCCGGGTATCCGTCACCCGTGCACAAGGCCGCACTGGAGGAGCGGGGACCCACCCCGTACCACCGCTTGTCGTGGGCGTATCTTGATGCGCTGCCCCAGTGGCGGCACCTCAAGAAGGCCCGCAGTTGGGCGGACGGAGGCGTTCCGGGGATCGAGGGCCAGCTCGGCTTCGATTTCTGA
- a CDS encoding YdbC family protein — translation MLVKWIRCTVVDRRGFERGQRKWAGLLGEPGFRGQGGGWSRQRPGVAHIFAFWESRAFYDSFMARSHDRLAASQSGTFKDHRAKLFEYRFDVKTGFEPRFTDADLIRVALCRVHEERAEHFTLMQEKVWNPAMAGSPGMIRGMFGQAPEQEFLVLSMWRSAAEHGKYRTERVERLALRAQTEADIAALSGDIVDMEPSWTV, via the coding sequence GTGCTGGTCAAGTGGATTCGCTGCACCGTGGTGGACCGCCGCGGCTTCGAGCGCGGGCAGCGGAAATGGGCGGGGCTTCTGGGGGAGCCGGGGTTTCGGGGACAGGGCGGAGGCTGGAGCCGGCAGCGGCCCGGGGTGGCGCACATCTTCGCCTTCTGGGAGAGCCGCGCCTTCTACGACTCCTTCATGGCCCGTTCCCACGACCGTCTGGCCGCCTCCCAGTCCGGCACCTTCAAGGACCACCGGGCCAAGCTGTTCGAGTACCGCTTCGACGTGAAGACCGGCTTCGAGCCCCGGTTCACCGACGCCGACCTGATCCGCGTGGCCCTGTGCCGGGTGCACGAGGAACGCGCCGAACACTTCACCCTCATGCAGGAGAAGGTCTGGAATCCCGCGATGGCCGGCTCGCCCGGCATGATCCGGGGCATGTTCGGGCAGGCGCCCGAGCAGGAGTTCCTGGTCCTGTCGATGTGGCGGTCGGCCGCCGAGCACGGCAAGTACCGCACCGAGCGCGTGGAACGGCTCGCCCTGCGCGCCCAGACGGAGGCGGACATCGCGGCCCTGTCGGGTGACATCGTGGACATGGAGCCGTCCTGGACGGTCTGA